The region CGGCGCTCTTTCTCAGGCCTACGAGTACGACGCCTGGGGCAACCCGACGATCTACGACCCCGACCACGCCTCGAAAAACCGCTACCTCTACACGGGCCGGGAGTGGGATGCCGAGATCGGCCTGTACTACTACCGCGCTCGCCACTACTCGGCAGTGCTCGGCCGCTTCATCCAGCCAGATCCAGCAGGGTATGTGGATGGGCCGAATCTGCACGCGTACGTTCAGAACGCCCCGACGAGATGGCGAGACTCGCAGGGCCTTCAGTTGGAGGACCCACGCATCAGGTACTGGGCGGAGTGGACTTTCAGCGGCTTGGTTCTGAGCTGGAAGAGGACAGTCACGTTCTGGCAAGAGAACCCGAGCTACATGTCCCAGTTCGACTACAACCAGATGATGAGACAACGTGATCCCGAAGGCGTTCAGAGGGCTTTCGGAGGTCAGGATTACTTCAATACTCAGTTCTCGAAGCGTTACCTGGGTCGCGTAACAAAGACCGGATCGGGTAACGTGCCTTTCGACGACGTTCGTTACAGGTTCAAGATCAAGGAGGACACGCGTGATGCAACACTGGAAGTCGTTGATGACCGGCATGAGGTCTCCTATGCCGGAAATCCGACACTGGTCCATGGCCTGAAAGCATTCGAAGTGTCTGTATACATCAACTTCTGGGGCGGTTCCGGCGGGCCTACTTTCAGGTGGGAGGAAGACACCAAGATCGAGGCACGTGCGGCGTCGCTAGATCTCCGAGGTTGCGAGTACTATGACGGCTTATGGCGATGGAAATACACAGCGGACATCTCCATTACGCTCAGAGTCACCACGAAGAAAGGTTTCGGGTACTTCGAGGGGTCAGGTCGGGAGAAGCAAGTAAACCTGGACAATCTCGTGATCTACTCAAAGTGCGGGTACACCGACAACCAGAGGGAAGCGGCCCCTAACAAGGACTGTGGCCTGATTGACGAGGGGCCGACTTGCCCGGTCGGCGCCGCGGCCGAATCCGCAGCTAAGCTTATCCAGGAGTAGTCGCAACGACGGCAGCCAGTCCTTTCGACTGCTCATAGACCGGGGAAGTGTCGCAGTGGTTCTGCCAGGCCAGGTGCGACGTGTCTCTCTGGACTCCAGTCAGCAGCGGACCACGCGCCGATGCGCGCAGATGACCAGAAAGGGACGAAACATGCCACGCACTCCGCGCCTCAGAGTTGTCGTCTTGGTGTCAACCCTTACCATCTGCCAGCTTGCGTGCAATCGCACCACATGCCCGCCGACGACCAGCGCGCTGGAGAGCATCGCGGATGCCGAGCTGCGAGGCAGCGTAGCCGACTTCTACCAGCGTCTGCCCAGGGGCCGCTGGAGCGTGACCGTGCGGGAGATCACAATCGCGCTCCCAGAACACAGAACGGAGAAACGGTGGGTCCCCTATTTCACCTGTAGCGGGATCGGCACGCGGTTCGTCCATGGTGGGGGTGCCAACATGGAATTCGCCTACATCGGCGCGGGCGAGTTCGTGATGGGCAGCCCCGAAACGGAAGCGAACCGTCAAGAGACTGAAGGACCACAGCACGCGGTGGCGATCACGCAGCCGTTCCTCATGGGGGCGTCGGAGGTCACCATTGGCGAGTTCCTGCAGTACCTGAACGAGACCGGCAATGACGCCGGCGTAGATCTGTCCCACTTTTGGTGCCCTGTTGAGAAGTCAGACGGCCGATACCGTATGAAGTCAGAGTCGTTCCCGTTCTGGGGCAGCACACGACAGCCGATGATGGTCGTCTCGTGGGAAGCGGCTCAGAGCTACTGCCGGTGGCTTTCGGTTCGAATCGGCCCTGAGTTGGAGGCGCGCTTGCCGACCGAAGCCGAGTGGGAGTATGCATGCCGGGCCGGAACGAGGGGACCCTACTCGTTCGGCGAGACGATCTCGACAGACTTCGCGAAGATCGCCGAAGGTGTGGAGGAGCAGGGGACGGTGCCCGCGGCAAGCTTCCCGGCAAATCCATGGGGCCTCTACGACATGCACGGCAACGTCGCGGAGTTGTGCAGCGACTGGTTCAACATGGATCGCTACGAGATTGCCACAGACCTGACGACGGACCCGACGGGACCACCTGACGGCCGCTACCGGGTGGTCCGAGGCGGTTCCTGGAGCGGCTGCACAGACCATTGTCGATCTGCCGCCCGGCTGGGTGTCCCACCAACGTCACGGGCACTTGCGAGCGTGGGCTTTCGGGTGGTTGTCTCGTTCCGCTAGACGACTAGGCGTTGCGGCGCAGAATCGCGGGACATCATGCGATGGCACTAAGATAAGGGGCGTGTGTACTTGTTTTGGTGTTGGGTTTCTTCGGACTGCGCTCGGGGTTTGTTGAAGAGTTGGTGGTTCTTGGCGCGTCGTTTTCGAGCGCGGCATCCTGTTGATCCTGTCTTGTTCTCTTAGACGGGATTGACTGGATTGCCGGGATTAGGCCCCCGTCTTGCAGGCGGCGGGCGGGTGACCTTCGGCCACCTAACGCCCACGGCGCGGTTGGAAAGACGGGTACAGGCATCTTTCCCCGGAGGGGCAGTTGCCAGTCCCGGCTTCTCCTTCCTCAGTCTCCGTGTTCTGCGTGGCCCCTCGGTTGAGTGACTCCTCGTCCAGTTGATCCTGTATATCCTGTCGAATCACTCCTGGAGGGAACCTACACGCGAACGATTCCTCTTGCCGCTATGCCTCGCATGCGTCATGCTGCAGCGGGCGTGGCGGGGCGATTGCCCGTCGAGAGTTTCTTCAAGCCTGTAGGCTGGTTTGCCGTGCGTTTCTGTCGTTGTCTGGTCATCATCATCTGTCTGCTTGGCTGGGTGGCGGTGTGTCTCGGCGCGGCCGACGAGACGAACTCTGCGGCGCCGCGACTGACCACGCCGGAGACAGAGTGGGACTTCGGCGACGTGACGGCGGGCGCGAAGCCCGAGCACGAGTTCGTCGTCGAGAACACGGGTAATGCACCGCTGGCCATCCGGCGCGTGCTCGAATCGTGTGGCGGCTGTTTCAGGATCGAGCTGGCGCAGCAGGAGCTTGGACCGGGCGAACGAACCACGCTCACGGTCGTTGTGCTCACCGCGCGCCGCAAAGGTTCGTTCCGCAAGTACCTGTTCCTCGAATCGAACGACCGCGCGGCCGGCCGCCGCCGCATCACGGTCACAGGCACGATCACGCCTCCCGACGACGGCAGCGATGACGACGAGCAGACGCTCGAAGAGGAGCTCGAGGCCGAGATCACGCTCGATCCAGAGCCCGTCACAACACGGCGTGGCCAGGCTCCCGTCCGGATTACGTACTTCACGTCGTCCACGTGCGAGGAGTGCCGTGCCACGCACAACATGCTCTGCAAGCTGCAGGACGCGCATCCCTCGATCGAGGTGCGCGAGTTCGATACCGTGAATGACGAGGCGCTCAACTTGCTGTACGAGATGGCCAACGTGTACGGGGAGCCCAAGGCCAAGTCGCCGCCCTTCATCTACGTCGGCACCGAGTTGATCGACGGATGGGACGACGTGAAAACCAAACTTGCCTCGACCGTGCGCGCGCGTCTCGATGACGGCACGGCCGGCGAGTGGCCGTCCGAGATCGCTCGTGCCATCGCCGGCGAGTCGTCAGATCATGACTTCATCCGCGAGCGTTTCCTGAGCTACCGCGCCCTGGCCGTCGCGGGCGCCGGCCTGGTCGACGGCATCAACCCGTGCGCGTTCGCCACACTCGTGTTCTTCGTCTCGCTGCTGGCGCGGTTCGGCAAGTCTCGACGAGAAACGCTCACCGTCGGCGCCTGCTTCACGCTGGCTGTGTTCGTGGCCTACTTCCTGATCGGCGTCGGCCTGCTGCTGGCCATCAAGGCCTACTCGGTGAAAGCCGGCATCGCGCGCGCCATCACCTGCACGGTCGCCGCGCTGACGGCCGTGCTGGGCGCGTACAGCATCTACGACTACATCGTGTGGCGGCGGACGCGTTCGGGCAGCGGCATGAAGCTCAAGCTGCCGCGCGCCATCCACACCCGCATCCACGCCGTGATGAAGGCGGGGCTCTCGGCGCGCAGCCTGGTTGTCGCCGCGCTCGTGACCGGCGTGTGCGTCTCCGTGCTCGAATCGATCTGCACCGGCCAGGTGCTCGTGCCGACCCTTACCTACGTCCTGCGTGACCCGGCGCTGCGCCTCCATGCGCTCAGCTACCTCGTGCTGTACTGCGTCATGTTCATCCTGCCGCTCGTTGTCATCTTCGCGCTCGCGTATTTCGGCCTCGAGTCGGCCACGCTCGCCCGCCTGGCCCAGCGCCACACGGGCACCGTCAAGCTCCTGCTCGCCGCCGTCTTCTTCGGCCTGGCCGTGCTCCTGCTCCTTACCGCCAGCCACACGTCGATCACCGGATCGCCATAGGGAGAGAGAGGGACAGGCACGGATTTGGGGAATGCGAGCCTGTCCCTACTGCTTCGGCCGATACGCAGAGGTTGGCCACTGCACCAGGATGGAGGGGCAGTTGGCAGTCCAGCTTCTTGGTCGCCGACGGGATGGGGTGACTGCTGGGTTGGTGGGCCAGGGAGGATTCGAACCTCCGACCAACGGATTATGAGTCCGCGGCTCT is a window of Verrucomicrobiota bacterium DNA encoding:
- a CDS encoding DUF1573 domain-containing protein, coding for MPRMRHAAAGVAGRLPVESFFKPVGWFAVRFCRCLVIIICLLGWVAVCLGAADETNSAAPRLTTPETEWDFGDVTAGAKPEHEFVVENTGNAPLAIRRVLESCGGCFRIELAQQELGPGERTTLTVVVLTARRKGSFRKYLFLESNDRAAGRRRITVTGTITPPDDGSDDDEQTLEEELEAEITLDPEPVTTRRGQAPVRITYFTSSTCEECRATHNMLCKLQDAHPSIEVREFDTVNDEALNLLYEMANVYGEPKAKSPPFIYVGTELIDGWDDVKTKLASTVRARLDDGTAGEWPSEIARAIAGESSDHDFIRERFLSYRALAVAGAGLVDGINPCAFATLVFFVSLLARFGKSRRETLTVGACFTLAVFVAYFLIGVGLLLAIKAYSVKAGIARAITCTVAALTAVLGAYSIYDYIVWRRTRSGSGMKLKLPRAIHTRIHAVMKAGLSARSLVVAALVTGVCVSVLESICTGQVLVPTLTYVLRDPALRLHALSYLVLYCVMFILPLVVIFALAYFGLESATLARLAQRHTGTVKLLLAAVFFGLAVLLLLTASHTSITGSP
- a CDS encoding formylglycine-generating enzyme family protein, coding for MSTLTICQLACNRTTCPPTTSALESIADAELRGSVADFYQRLPRGRWSVTVREITIALPEHRTEKRWVPYFTCSGIGTRFVHGGGANMEFAYIGAGEFVMGSPETEANRQETEGPQHAVAITQPFLMGASEVTIGEFLQYLNETGNDAGVDLSHFWCPVEKSDGRYRMKSESFPFWGSTRQPMMVVSWEAAQSYCRWLSVRIGPELEARLPTEAEWEYACRAGTRGPYSFGETISTDFAKIAEGVEEQGTVPAASFPANPWGLYDMHGNVAELCSDWFNMDRYEIATDLTTDPTGPPDGRYRVVRGGSWSGCTDHCRSAARLGVPPTSRALASVGFRVVVSFR
- a CDS encoding RHS repeat-associated core domain-containing protein, whose product is GALSQAYEYDAWGNPTIYDPDHASKNRYLYTGREWDAEIGLYYYRARHYSAVLGRFIQPDPAGYVDGPNLHAYVQNAPTRWRDSQGLQLEDPRIRYWAEWTFSGLVLSWKRTVTFWQENPSYMSQFDYNQMMRQRDPEGVQRAFGGQDYFNTQFSKRYLGRVTKTGSGNVPFDDVRYRFKIKEDTRDATLEVVDDRHEVSYAGNPTLVHGLKAFEVSVYINFWGGSGGPTFRWEEDTKIEARAASLDLRGCEYYDGLWRWKYTADISITLRVTTKKGFGYFEGSGREKQVNLDNLVIYSKCGYTDNQREAAPNKDCGLIDEGPTCPVGAAAESAAKLIQE